The following are from one region of the Prochlorococcus marinus str. SB genome:
- a CDS encoding O-acetylhomoserine aminocarboxypropyltransferase/cysteine synthase family protein: protein MSNQKFETLQLHAGQVPDPTTNSRAVPIYQTSSYVFDNAEHGANLFGLKEFGNIYTRLMNPTTDVFEKRMAALEGGMAALATSSGQAAQFLAIVNCMTAGDNFVSTSFLYGGTYNQFKVQFPRLGIQVKFADGDSIDSFRNKIDDKTKAIYVESMGNPRFNIPDFEGLSALAKENGIPLIVDNTLGAGGALIRPIDFGADIVVESATKWIGGHGTSIGGVIVDAGTFDWGNGKFPLMSQPSAAYHGLVHWDAFGFGSDICKSLGVPNNRNIAFALRARLECLRDWGSAQSPFNSFLLLQGLETLSLRIERQTSNALELAKWLDSNSNVSSVNYPGLESDPYYSSAKKYTTGRGMGCMLMFSLNGGYENAVKFIDSLKLASHLANVGDSKTLVIHPASTTHQQLSEEEQLSAGVTPTMVRVSVGIEHIDDIKADFEQALSQIT from the coding sequence TTGAGCAACCAAAAGTTCGAGACACTTCAGTTACATGCAGGCCAAGTGCCTGATCCAACTACAAATTCTAGAGCAGTTCCCATTTATCAAACTAGTTCCTATGTTTTTGATAATGCCGAGCATGGCGCGAATCTTTTTGGATTAAAAGAATTTGGAAATATTTATACCCGACTTATGAATCCCACCACAGATGTCTTTGAAAAAAGGATGGCAGCTTTGGAGGGAGGGATGGCAGCACTTGCAACATCCTCAGGTCAAGCTGCTCAATTCTTGGCAATCGTGAACTGCATGACAGCAGGGGATAATTTTGTCTCTACATCTTTTTTATATGGCGGGACCTACAATCAATTCAAAGTACAATTTCCAAGATTAGGAATACAAGTTAAATTTGCAGATGGTGATAGTATCGATAGTTTTAGAAATAAAATTGATGATAAAACAAAAGCAATATATGTCGAATCAATGGGAAATCCTAGGTTCAACATTCCAGATTTTGAGGGACTCTCTGCTTTGGCGAAGGAAAATGGAATTCCTCTAATAGTGGATAATACCCTTGGTGCGGGTGGTGCTTTAATAAGGCCAATTGATTTCGGAGCCGATATTGTTGTAGAAAGTGCAACGAAATGGATCGGTGGACATGGAACAAGCATCGGTGGGGTTATTGTTGATGCTGGAACCTTTGATTGGGGAAATGGTAAATTCCCACTAATGAGTCAGCCAAGCGCTGCTTATCATGGGCTCGTTCATTGGGACGCTTTTGGTTTCGGTAGTGATATCTGCAAATCTTTGGGAGTACCAAATAACAGAAATATAGCTTTTGCGTTAAGAGCAAGACTTGAATGCCTTAGAGACTGGGGATCAGCTCAAAGTCCCTTTAATTCTTTCTTGCTATTGCAGGGTTTGGAAACTCTAAGTTTAAGAATAGAGAGACAAACTTCTAATGCGCTTGAACTAGCAAAATGGTTAGATTCTAATTCTAATGTAAGCAGTGTTAATTATCCTGGCCTAGAATCTGATCCATATTACTCTAGTGCCAAAAAATATACTACTGGAAGGGGAATGGGTTGCATGCTTATGTTCTCTCTTAATGGGGGTTATGAAAATGCAGTAAAATTTATTGATTCCTTAAAATTAGCTAGCCATCTTGCAAACGTTGGCGATTCAAAAACATTAGTAATTCATCCTGCTTCAACAACTCATCAGCAATTATCTGAAGAAGAACAATTATCTGCAGGTGTTACTCCCACTATGGTAAGAGTTTCTGTAGGAATTGAGCATATTGACGACATAAAAGCAGATTTCGAACAAGCACTTTCACAAATTACATAG
- the stpA gene encoding glucosylglycerol 3-phosphatase has product MEYLASNLKAQKQLISSKNILIIQDIDGVCIPLVKDPMTRELESKYIYAVKKFAEEFFVLTCGEHEGPRGVNRIIERSLRSTTEPKKKELYLRGLAACGVEYQDNNGEISFEGVSQKELNFLYKVPSLIRPKFNFIVKNIFPELSQEDINFHALKSICETRFSPTINFNSLFDLVNNDSDRRKLIQISFEKMMNEIIFKAESEGLKNSFFLHISPNLGNKNGKERIKLSSKDDIGSTDIQLLIKGAVKDSGVLFLLNKFIEKKTGKAPFGRDFNFRNSPNSITGKIDLCKSTIHTEDMPLIVGVGDTITSKKNNGEKSYLRGGSDRSFLEFIQILGNEFGINNKIIFVDSSSGEVERPSTKKTGLTGISDLYDNLKFDLVFQNGPKEYISWFIELANKRSNFKKIS; this is encoded by the coding sequence ATGGAATATTTGGCAAGTAATTTAAAGGCACAAAAACAATTAATTTCTTCTAAAAATATTTTAATTATTCAAGACATTGACGGAGTTTGTATACCTTTAGTTAAAGATCCAATGACTAGAGAATTAGAATCAAAATATATCTATGCAGTAAAAAAATTTGCAGAGGAATTCTTTGTATTAACTTGCGGGGAACATGAAGGTCCAAGAGGGGTTAATAGAATAATAGAAAGGAGTTTAAGAAGCACTACTGAGCCAAAAAAAAAAGAACTATATTTAAGAGGTTTAGCAGCCTGTGGCGTAGAGTATCAAGACAACAATGGTGAAATAAGTTTTGAAGGAGTCTCACAAAAAGAACTAAATTTTTTATATAAAGTTCCTAGTCTAATAAGACCAAAGTTTAATTTTATAGTTAAGAATATTTTTCCTGAACTTAGCCAAGAAGATATCAATTTTCACGCATTAAAATCAATATGCGAAACACGCTTCTCGCCAACAATTAATTTCAATAGTCTATTTGATTTAGTTAACAATGATTCTGATAGAAGAAAGCTTATTCAAATTAGTTTTGAAAAAATGATGAATGAAATCATCTTTAAAGCTGAATCCGAAGGCCTCAAAAACTCATTTTTCCTGCATATTTCACCAAATTTAGGAAATAAAAATGGTAAAGAAAGAATTAAACTTTCTTCTAAAGATGATATCGGATCAACAGACATACAATTACTTATTAAAGGAGCAGTTAAAGATTCTGGAGTCTTATTTCTTTTAAATAAATTTATTGAGAAAAAAACAGGTAAAGCTCCTTTTGGAAGAGATTTTAATTTTAGAAACTCTCCAAATTCTATTACAGGAAAAATTGATTTATGCAAAAGTACTATTCATACAGAAGATATGCCTTTGATTGTAGGAGTTGGTGACACAATAACATCAAAAAAAAATAATGGTGAAAAAAGTTATTTGAGAGGAGGAAGTGACAGATCTTTTTTAGAATTTATACAAATATTAGGGAATGAATTTGGTATTAATAATAAAATAATTTTTGTAGATAGTAGTTCTGGTGAAGTTGAAAGACCTTCTACAAAAAAAACTGGTTTAACAGGGATCAGTGATCTTTATGACAACTTAAAGTTTGACTTGGTTTTTCAAAATGGTCCCAAAGAATATATAAGTTGGTTTATTGAACTTGCTAATAAGAGATCAAACTTTAAAAAAATTAGTTGA
- the arsS gene encoding arsenosugar biosynthesis radical SAM (seleno)protein ArsS (Some members of this family are selenoproteins.), translated as MKEKFPSIYKEPIETLQINIGYKCNQACKHCHVNSSPLRTEKMSNEIISLIPKIIDKYKIKTLDITGGAPELHPEFKNLIASLSTKQIDIIDRCNLTIFFEEGYEDLPQFLAKNKVIVTASLPCYEKDNVEFQRGLGVFEKSINAIKILNDLGYGKKENGLQLNLVYNPVSPILPPSQKILEKDYKKILFEKYNIVFNNLFTITNMPINRYEEFLRREGKLNSYYKLLKENFNENNLENLMCKKTISVNWLGEIYDCDFNQQINFRENKGPKSLFDLLDESFTFDYRVAVKEHCFACTAGAGSSCGGTLS; from the coding sequence ATGAAAGAAAAATTCCCCTCAATATATAAAGAACCTATAGAAACATTGCAAATCAATATAGGTTATAAATGCAATCAGGCTTGTAAGCATTGTCATGTTAATTCAAGTCCTCTAAGGACTGAAAAGATGTCCAATGAAATAATATCTCTCATTCCAAAAATAATTGATAAGTACAAAATCAAGACTTTAGATATAACAGGTGGTGCGCCAGAACTTCACCCAGAATTTAAAAACCTTATAGCTAGTTTGAGCACAAAACAAATTGATATTATTGATAGATGCAATTTAACAATTTTCTTTGAAGAAGGTTATGAAGATCTTCCTCAATTTCTTGCAAAGAATAAAGTAATAGTTACTGCTTCGCTACCATGTTATGAAAAAGATAATGTTGAGTTTCAAAGGGGTCTTGGGGTTTTTGAAAAAAGTATTAATGCTATAAAAATTCTTAATGATCTAGGCTATGGAAAGAAGGAAAATGGATTGCAATTAAATCTTGTTTACAATCCTGTAAGCCCAATTCTTCCACCTTCTCAGAAAATATTGGAAAAAGATTACAAAAAAATACTATTCGAAAAATATAATATTGTTTTTAATAATTTATTCACAATAACTAATATGCCAATAAATAGATATGAAGAATTTCTAAGAAGAGAAGGGAAACTAAATAGTTATTACAAATTACTAAAAGAAAATTTTAATGAAAATAATTTAGAAAATCTAATGTGCAAAAAAACTATTAGTGTAAATTGGCTTGGAGAAATTTATGATTGTGACTTTAATCAACAGATAAATTTCCGAGAGAATAAAGGACCAAAATCACTTTTTGATCTATTGGATGAGTCATTTACTTTTGACTACAGGGTAGCTGTAAAAGAACATTGTTTTGCCTGTACTGCAGGAGCAGGATCAAGTTGCGGAGGTACTTTAAGTTAA
- a CDS encoding Fur family transcriptional regulator, with protein sequence MSLSSQYNVITSPLGDGLHKDGKRLTPQRLKVLNLFENIGSGKHLSAEEVHEKLVKSSSKVSLATIYRTLRLLVQMGLLHELELSEGGHRYELLSNETPDHHHLICIRCGRTEEFENEEVLEAGKVAAKINGFKLIESSLNVRAICPNCI encoded by the coding sequence TTGTCATTATCTTCTCAATACAATGTCATCACATCTCCTCTTGGAGACGGCTTACATAAAGATGGGAAGAGGTTAACTCCTCAAAGGCTTAAGGTTCTTAATTTATTTGAAAATATTGGTTCTGGAAAGCATCTTAGTGCTGAAGAAGTACATGAAAAGTTAGTTAAATCAAGCTCCAAAGTTTCACTTGCAACAATTTATAGAACTTTAAGACTTTTAGTGCAAATGGGTTTGCTTCATGAATTAGAACTCAGTGAGGGCGGACACAGATATGAGTTGCTTAGTAATGAAACTCCTGATCATCATCATTTAATTTGTATTAGGTGTGGTAGAACAGAAGAATTCGAAAATGAAGAAGTTTTAGAAGCAGGTAAAGTTGCAGCAAAAATTAATGGGTTTAAACTAATTGAATCCTCTTTAAACGTAAGAGCTATATGTCCTAATTGCATCTAG
- a CDS encoding isochorismatase family protein, protein MKGHEKSSDKLSPKVNALLIVDVQEKILRAIFKKDSITKNIKKLIDAYQILEENIFLSEQNPFKLGATIPELLPKNGFKKIEKMEFSLANIQEFLEELKNKKITNLIVCGVETHICIQQTALDFLQKGFEVILVSDAMSSRNRVDHEIALQRMIQKGAILTTTESIIFELCKTADRKEFKEIRNIIIR, encoded by the coding sequence ATGAAGGGTCATGAAAAATCTTCTGACAAACTATCACCAAAAGTGAATGCTTTACTAATCGTAGATGTTCAGGAAAAAATTTTAAGAGCAATATTTAAAAAGGATTCAATAACTAAAAACATCAAAAAGCTTATAGATGCCTACCAAATTTTAGAAGAAAACATTTTTTTATCTGAACAGAACCCATTCAAATTGGGTGCAACGATACCTGAATTATTGCCCAAAAATGGATTTAAAAAAATTGAGAAAATGGAATTCAGCTTAGCTAACATTCAAGAATTTTTAGAAGAACTTAAAAATAAGAAAATTACAAATTTGATAGTTTGTGGTGTCGAAACGCATATTTGTATTCAACAAACAGCCTTAGATTTTTTACAAAAAGGATTTGAAGTTATTCTCGTATCAGATGCTATGAGCAGTCGAAATAGGGTAGATCATGAAATAGCATTGCAGAGAATGATTCAAAAGGGGGCGATCTTAACTACTACTGAATCAATAATTTTTGAATTATGCAAAACTGCGGATAGAAAAGAATTTAAAGAAATTAGGAATATAATAATTAGATAA
- a CDS encoding mechanosensitive ion channel family protein, with the protein MKLVSENFLLAISIFFIGILLSLLISKLSKIFFKKISKRTKTNFDDFIFEVISGIIRPIGFLLSFYFSIDYFVADEITFISVLLNILKLFILIIIIKALNKVLIRSLTESTSKINDSSISSMISSLTPLIKALTWTIGSIFYLQNIGVQMTAIWALLSAGGIGAGLALKDPVQEFFEYITILLDKPFQKGEFIKSDGVLGMVERVGVRSSRIRSINGEVIVMSNSALTNGIISNYAQMEKRRLVHKLGVVYETSPKLMKSIPIIIKKIVEETKDASFDRCHFTDFGDFSLNFELVYYIPTNNYLAAMEAQQSINLRIIEEFAINNIDFAFPTQTLNIESNKSK; encoded by the coding sequence ATGAAATTAGTTAGTGAAAACTTCCTTCTGGCAATATCTATTTTTTTTATTGGAATTTTATTGTCGCTATTAATCTCTAAACTTTCAAAAATATTCTTCAAAAAGATTTCCAAACGTACAAAAACAAATTTTGATGATTTTATTTTTGAGGTAATCTCTGGAATTATTAGACCTATAGGTTTTCTCCTCTCATTTTATTTTTCAATTGACTATTTTGTTGCTGATGAAATAACTTTTATCTCTGTATTATTAAATATTCTGAAATTATTTATATTGATAATAATTATAAAAGCTCTCAACAAAGTTTTAATAAGATCTTTAACAGAATCGACATCGAAAATTAATGATTCCTCAATTAGTTCAATGATATCTTCACTTACTCCCTTAATAAAAGCATTAACATGGACTATTGGTTCAATCTTTTACTTACAAAATATAGGTGTTCAAATGACTGCTATTTGGGCTCTTCTCAGTGCTGGGGGTATTGGTGCAGGATTAGCTTTGAAAGATCCAGTTCAGGAGTTTTTTGAATACATAACAATTTTGCTTGATAAACCTTTTCAAAAAGGTGAGTTTATAAAATCTGATGGCGTCCTTGGAATGGTTGAGAGGGTCGGAGTAAGATCCTCAAGAATAAGAAGTATCAATGGAGAAGTAATAGTAATGAGCAACAGCGCCCTTACAAATGGAATAATTTCAAATTACGCACAAATGGAAAAAAGAAGGTTAGTGCATAAATTAGGAGTTGTTTATGAAACCTCTCCAAAACTTATGAAATCGATTCCAATAATAATAAAAAAAATAGTTGAAGAGACAAAAGATGCTTCTTTTGATAGGTGTCATTTTACAGATTTTGGTGACTTCAGTCTTAATTTCGAACTTGTTTATTACATACCAACTAATAATTATCTTGCTGCAATGGAAGCTCAACAATCTATAAATTTAAGAATTATTGAGGAATTTGCAATTAATAATATAGATTTTGCATTCCCAACACAAACCTTAAATATTGAAAGTAACAAATCCAAATGA
- a CDS encoding SDR family NAD(P)-dependent oxidoreductase gives MIKNKHILITGGNSGIGFFAIINLLKTKNILYVVIKNELRKNQFLKKIEKYFDKNYLIKFLNIIENCDLSDLENINKIKDYFISKKNFLDVVVLNAGLQYTGSFYPKVSKQGIELTFAVNHLAHFYLVNVLKDFIRDEEESRIIITSSDVHDPKSSGGNIGKKAGLNNLVDFRKKVTGQFLNFNADEAYKNSKLCNILFAKELEKKLKMSSSKISVITWAPGLVIPNDDSGFFRYSKRFNLFGYLIFSKAAKNILGISESIENAGKILSEIVLDSNLNNVGFIYLSNKLIARKKHKLVESNASDEANSDELASKLWILSKDICRSFGFVTFNI, from the coding sequence ATGATTAAAAATAAACATATTTTAATTACTGGAGGTAATTCAGGAATAGGTTTTTTTGCCATTATTAATTTACTAAAGACGAAAAATATTTTATATGTTGTAATAAAAAACGAATTAAGAAAGAATCAATTTCTCAAAAAAATTGAGAAATATTTTGATAAAAATTACCTTATTAAATTTTTAAATATTATTGAAAATTGTGATCTTTCAGATCTAGAGAATATTAACAAAATTAAAGATTACTTTATTAGTAAAAAAAATTTTTTAGATGTTGTTGTTTTAAATGCAGGATTGCAATATACAGGCTCTTTTTACCCTAAAGTATCAAAACAAGGCATAGAACTAACATTTGCGGTAAATCATCTTGCACATTTTTACTTGGTCAATGTACTGAAAGATTTTATTAGAGATGAAGAAGAATCTAGAATCATTATTACATCATCAGATGTTCACGATCCGAAAAGTTCAGGTGGCAATATAGGAAAGAAAGCGGGACTTAATAACCTAGTTGATTTTAGAAAAAAAGTAACTGGGCAATTTTTAAATTTTAATGCTGATGAAGCTTATAAAAATAGTAAGTTATGTAATATTTTGTTTGCTAAAGAACTTGAAAAAAAATTAAAAATGTCCTCCAGTAAAATTTCTGTAATAACTTGGGCTCCCGGTCTCGTAATACCAAATGATGATTCTGGTTTTTTTAGATACAGTAAACGTTTTAATCTCTTTGGATATTTAATTTTTTCTAAAGCTGCAAAAAATATTTTAGGAATTTCTGAAAGTATAGAAAATGCAGGAAAGATTCTTTCTGAAATTGTTCTTGATTCAAATTTAAATAATGTTGGTTTCATATATTTAAGTAATAAACTTATAGCTAGAAAAAAACATAAATTAGTTGAAAGTAACGCTAGTGATGAAGCAAATAGTGATGAGTTGGCTTCAAAACTTTGGATTTTAAGTAAAGATATTTGTAGATCATTTGGATTTGTTACTTTCAATATTTAA
- the crtL gene encoding lycopene beta cyclase codes for MSKENMPDVLVLGAGPAGMAIASALGKEKLDVGVLSPNGPDEPWPNTYGIWGKEVDQLGLQDLLEYRWKNTVSFFGHGALEEQDDENKATEHSLDYGLFDKKKLHNYWFNECNKSFIKWHKGFANKIHFEKNKSTVTTKDGKTYSARLVVDATGYDPIFLKLKSCGPLAVQTCYGIVGNFSKPPLKKGQFVLMDYRNDHLNDEQKKEPPTFLYAMDMGDGKYFLEETSLGLVNPLTMENLKERLEKRLSYRNISITSMQHEELGLFLPMNMPIPDFKQPILGYGGAASMVHPASGYLIGNVLRRAPLVAKAVSEAIKNKNLSTYHISRKGWETLWSKELIRKKSLYQFGLEKLMRFDEKLLREFFGSFFQLPKNQWYGFLTDTLSLKEIVYAMCVMFIKAPWSVKKGLMVMHGREFKMLLRIIFPNI; via the coding sequence ATGTCAAAAGAAAATATGCCAGATGTTCTTGTTTTGGGTGCAGGGCCTGCAGGTATGGCAATTGCCTCAGCTTTAGGAAAGGAAAAATTAGATGTTGGAGTGCTTTCTCCAAATGGACCAGATGAACCTTGGCCAAACACATATGGCATTTGGGGGAAAGAAGTTGATCAACTCGGGCTTCAGGATTTACTTGAATATAGATGGAAGAATACTGTAAGTTTTTTTGGGCATGGCGCTTTAGAAGAACAGGACGATGAGAATAAAGCCACGGAACATTCACTAGATTATGGACTATTTGATAAGAAGAAACTCCACAATTATTGGTTTAATGAATGCAATAAGTCTTTTATTAAATGGCATAAAGGCTTTGCAAACAAAATACATTTTGAAAAAAACAAAAGTACAGTAACCACAAAAGATGGCAAGACTTACTCTGCAAGATTAGTAGTAGATGCAACAGGATATGATCCTATTTTTCTTAAATTAAAATCGTGTGGTCCCTTAGCAGTCCAAACTTGTTATGGAATAGTAGGTAATTTTAGTAAACCTCCACTTAAGAAAGGGCAGTTTGTATTGATGGACTATAGAAATGACCATCTTAACGATGAGCAAAAAAAAGAACCGCCCACTTTTCTTTATGCAATGGATATGGGGGATGGTAAATATTTTCTTGAAGAGACATCTCTTGGTTTAGTAAATCCTCTAACAATGGAAAATTTAAAAGAGAGACTAGAGAAGAGGCTTTCTTATCGAAATATATCAATCACGAGCATGCAGCACGAAGAGCTTGGCTTATTTCTCCCTATGAATATGCCAATCCCAGATTTCAAACAACCAATACTTGGATATGGTGGTGCTGCTTCAATGGTACATCCTGCATCTGGATATTTAATTGGTAATGTTTTAAGAAGAGCTCCACTTGTCGCTAAGGCAGTCTCAGAAGCAATTAAAAATAAAAATCTAAGTACCTATCATATTTCTAGAAAAGGTTGGGAAACTTTATGGTCAAAAGAATTAATTAGGAAGAAATCACTTTACCAATTTGGATTAGAAAAACTTATGCGGTTTGACGAGAAACTATTGAGAGAATTTTTTGGTAGTTTTTTCCAACTACCTAAAAATCAATGGTATGGTTTTCTAACTGATACTCTTTCTTTAAAAGAGATTGTATATGCGATGTGCGTAATGTTTATAAAGGCTCCATGGAGTGTGAAAAAAGGTCTTATGGTTATGCATGGTAGAGAATTTAAAATGTTACTTAGGATAATATTTCCAAACATATAG
- a CDS encoding SDR family NAD(P)-dependent oxidoreductase, whose protein sequence is MRTILISGASRGIGLNIAHKELKEGNRISVGIRDLESLKGSAIDPKKWPEGKIIINHYDALKKITAENWIKNTEDEFGGFDSVINCSGVLSRVPFLFKDGDEEDILNTININFLAIWNLCRLSWDNLCASGRGRIIVLVSMSGKRSKGDLAAYSSSKFALMGLCQTMKNKGWDKNIRVSAICPSWVNTEMAQNISSLDKSSMTQPEDIAEICSTILKLPNQSVPFEIALNCNYEI, encoded by the coding sequence ATGAGAACCATACTAATAAGTGGAGCCAGTAGAGGTATTGGACTAAATATTGCGCATAAAGAATTAAAAGAAGGCAATAGAATTAGTGTTGGCATAAGAGATTTAGAATCATTAAAAGGAAGCGCTATTGATCCCAAAAAATGGCCAGAAGGGAAAATTATAATCAACCACTATGATGCATTAAAAAAAATTACAGCCGAAAATTGGATAAAGAATACCGAAGATGAATTTGGAGGATTTGATTCAGTAATAAATTGTTCTGGAGTATTATCGAGAGTTCCTTTCTTATTCAAGGATGGTGACGAAGAAGATATTTTAAATACAATAAATATCAATTTTTTGGCAATTTGGAATTTATGTAGGCTTTCTTGGGATAATTTATGCGCCTCAGGCAGAGGAAGAATTATCGTTTTAGTTTCAATGAGTGGGAAAAGATCTAAAGGTGATTTAGCCGCTTACTCTTCTTCAAAGTTTGCTTTGATGGGATTATGCCAAACGATGAAAAATAAAGGTTGGGATAAAAATATAAGGGTTTCAGCAATTTGCCCAAGTTGGGTTAATACAGAAATGGCTCAAAATATCTCTTCCCTGGACAAATCAAGCATGACACAACCTGAAGATATTGCTGAAATATGCTCAACGATTCTGAAGTTACCTAACCAATCAGTTCCATTTGAAATTGCCCTAAATTGTAATTATGAAATTTAA
- a CDS encoding GIY-YIG nuclease family protein, with product MSGYVYLIRVGDLYRIGKADNLEKKIKKLKPDELLTSIMTKEPETLEARLLRKYKSQRIPETGYLKLSKRQIRECIKQFELKGSLPHTLEAEVSITLFASFLFFSSSTFIFNYLNFGIVKSISYSFGMASLPMVILFITGSFGGYFSEDLSLFSLLTNRIKGLFIAIAMLSIAYLIFNLG from the coding sequence ATGTCGGGATATGTTTACCTCATTAGAGTAGGAGACCTTTATAGGATTGGGAAAGCAGATAATCTTGAAAAGAAAATTAAGAAATTAAAGCCAGATGAATTATTAACATCAATTATGACGAAAGAGCCAGAAACTCTCGAAGCAAGATTACTAAGAAAATATAAGTCGCAAAGAATTCCTGAAACTGGTTATTTAAAGCTTTCTAAAAGACAAATTAGAGAATGTATAAAGCAATTTGAATTAAAGGGTAGCTTACCTCATACTTTAGAAGCTGAAGTTTCCATAACTCTATTTGCATCTTTTTTATTTTTTTCATCAAGTACCTTTATTTTTAATTATTTAAATTTTGGAATTGTAAAATCTATATCTTATTCTTTCGGAATGGCTTCGCTACCAATGGTTATATTATTCATTACAGGTAGTTTTGGAGGATACTTTTCTGAAGATTTATCTCTTTTTTCATTGTTAACTAATCGAATAAAAGGTTTATTCATTGCAATTGCAATGCTCTCTATAGCTTACTTAATTTTCAATTTAGGTTAA
- a CDS encoding glutathione S-transferase translates to MKNDILYSFRRCPYAIRARWALLICEIKVEIREIDLKNKPLDFLNNSKTKTVPILIKKNSEVIEESLEIILWALSESKKKNIKLIYFPENKKEAIFKIINENDNKFKYHLDRFKYATRYNNSDEEFHFTNAIKFIKRWNELLSENKYFFGDSPTIADWSIWPFVRQFRIACESQKRTNYFESSIKKWLDSFEKNRGFQSLMYKYELWERSSRKNFFPYN, encoded by the coding sequence ATGAAAAACGATATTTTATATTCATTTCGAAGATGTCCATATGCAATTCGTGCAAGATGGGCCCTGTTAATTTGTGAAATAAAAGTAGAGATAAGAGAAATTGATTTAAAAAATAAACCTCTAGATTTTTTAAATAATTCAAAGACGAAAACGGTTCCAATACTTATAAAAAAAAATAGTGAAGTTATTGAAGAAAGTCTTGAAATCATCCTTTGGGCTCTCTCAGAATCAAAAAAGAAAAACATCAAATTAATTTATTTTCCTGAAAACAAAAAGGAAGCTATTTTTAAAATAATTAATGAAAATGATAACAAATTCAAATATCATTTAGATCGATTTAAATATGCCACAAGATATAACAATAGTGATGAAGAATTTCATTTCACAAATGCGATTAAATTTATAAAGAGATGGAACGAACTTCTTTCAGAAAACAAATACTTTTTTGGAGATAGCCCCACGATCGCTGATTGGTCTATTTGGCCTTTTGTTAGACAATTTAGAATCGCTTGTGAAAGTCAAAAAAGAACAAATTATTTTGAATCCTCAATAAAAAAATGGTTAGATTCATTTGAGAAAAATAGAGGATTTCAATCCTTAATGTATAAATACGAATTATGGGAACGATCTTCTAGAAAGAATTTTTTCCCATATAATTAA